The Chloroflexaceae bacterium sequence CTCACCCCCCCCCGCGACGGGCCGGGGTGGTGGGGCGGGTGTTCAACCTGGCCCGCGGGGGGTTTGGGGGGGGGGGCTTGCGGGGGGGGGGGGGGGGGGGGGGGTTTTCCCCCCCCCCCCCCGACGCTCATGCAGGTGTGAACGTGTCTCAGGCGACCAGGCGGCGCCGCTCCGCGTACAGGCGAATCTGCAGACGCGTTTTTGCCGTACAATAGGGCGGTATGCGCATCATCCTGCCCGGCGATGTGTTTCCGCCCACCGGCAAGGGCGGGGCGGCCTGGAGTTCCCACACTCTGGCCCGCGCTCTGATCGCCCGCGGGCACACAGTCACGGCGCTGACGCCCGTCGAGGGGCGGCGCGGCAATGCGCGCGGCATGGCCCTCGGCGTGCCGCTGGTCGAAGTGGGCTACCGGGCGCCGCGCCTGCCCTTCGTGCGCAACTTCTTTCGCCACGAGGCCCTCTGGCCGCGCCTGGCGCGGGCCATCGTCGCCGAGGGGCGAGGCGGCTCGCCGGTGACCGTCATCCACGCCCAGCACGTGCAGACGGCCCCGGCCGCCGTGCTCGCCGGACGCGCCCTGGGGGCGCCGGTGGTGATCACCGTGCGCGATCACTGGCCCTGGCACTACTTCGCTACCGGGCTGCACGGCGACCGGCTGCCCTATGACCGCCCCGGCTGGCCCGGGCTGCTCACCGACCTGCTGGCGCGCCTGGGGCCCCTGGGGGGCCTGGCGGCGCTCCCGGCCCTGCCGTACATACTGGCCCATATGCGGCGGCGCGCCGCCTTCCTCGCCCGGGCCGACGCGGTGATCGCGGTCAGCGTCTACATCGCCCGGCGGCTGGCCCCGCTGGTGCCGCCGGAGCGCATCCACGTGCTGCCGAACATGGTCGATCTGGAGGCGACGCGGGCCAGCGCCGCCCCGCCCCCGGCGACGGCCTGGAAAGGGGCGCTGCTGCTGTTCGCGGGCAAGCTGGAACCCAACAAGGGCGCCGGTCTGCTCCCGGAGATTTTCCGCGCCCTGCGCGCCCGCGCGCCGTTTGAAAGTCTGCCGCCCTTCACCCTGGTGGTGGCGGGCGCGGGCGCGCTGCGGCAGGAACTGGAGCAGGAGTTGCGTGCCCTGGGCGTGCCGGCGCGCTTCCTCGACTGGGCCGGCCACGACGAGGTGTTGCGGTTGATGGCCCGCTGCGACCTGTTGCTCTTCCCCTCGAGTTGGGGCGAACCCCTGAGCCGTGTGCTGCTGGAGGCCGCCTGTCTCGGCGCCCCCATTCTGGCCATGCCCACCGGCGGCACGCCCGACATTGTGCGCGACGGGCATACCGGCGCCCTGGCCGCGACTCCGGAGACCTTCGCCGCGCGCCTGGCCGCCCTCCTCGCCGACCCGGCGGAGCGGCAGCGCCTCGGCGCGGGCGCCCGCGTCGCCGCCGCCGGGCAGTTCACCGTCGAGGCCGTGCTGCCGCGCTACGAGGCCCTCTATGCCGCTGTGAGCGGAACCCCGCCCAACGGGAGGGTCCGGGAGGGCATAGCCCTCCCCGACAAGTTGCTCCCCTGATTAGTCTGTGAACGACGTTTCCTTGCCTTTCCGCCCCCCTCCCAGCCTCCCCCCGCTGGGGGGAGAAGCCGGACTCCCTCCCCTGATGATGGTTAAGAAATAAATCCGGTATAGCCCGCGCAGGCGGGCTTCGCATCTGTAGCCCGCGGCTTCAGCCGCCGGGCTACAGGGCGCATACCGGTGTATATTCTCAATCTTCATACGGGGCGCGGGAAACCCGGTTTCCCCGCCTGAAATTACAGGCTCGCCGCCGCGGCCACGGTCTGGAAGTGGATGTCCACCGTATCCTCGATGCGGCGGGCGTAGCCGCCGGCCATAGTGATAGCCAGGGGAACGCCAGCGGCGCGGCAGTAGTGGAAAATGACCCGGTCGCGTTCGGCCAGGCCGGCCTTGGTGAGCGCCAGCCGCCCCAGACGGTCGTCGAAGTAGGGGTCGGCGCCGGCAAGGTAGATCGCCAGGTCGGGGCGGGCCGCCTCCAGGGCGCGGCGCACGCCGTCCTCCAGCGCGTCAAGGTAGAGCGCGTCATCGGCCCCGTCGGGCAGTTCGATGTCCAGGTCACTGCGCTGCTTGCGGAAGGGGAAGTTCTTCGCCGCGTGGATGGAGAAGGTGAAGATGCTGGCGTCGTCGCGGAGAATCGCGGCGGTGCCGTCGCCCTGATGCACGTCGCAGTCGAGAATGACTACGCGGCGGGCGCGGCCCTCGGCCTGCATGGCGCGGGCGGCCACGGCGCTGTCGTTGAACACACAGTAGCCCGCTCCATGGTCGGCGAAGGCGTGGTGCGTGCCGCCGGCCAGATTGACCCCCACCTCGCCCGCCAGGGCCGCGCGGCAGGCGGCGATGGTGGCCCCGGAAGAACGACGTGAACGCTCGACCATCGCCGGCGACCAGGGAAAGCCGATGCGCCGCTGCTCCTGGGCGCTCAACGCGCCCGTCTGGCAGCGCCGGATGTAGTCGAGGTCGTGGGCGCGGGCCAGTTCCCCGTCGCTGGCCGCGGGGGGCAGGCGAAGCCGATCAGGGAACGCCAGGCCCGTCGCAACCACCCGCTCGCGCAGCAGCGCGTACTTTTGCATCGGGAAACGGTGCCCCGGCGGCAGGGGCAGCACGAAGGTGTCGGAGTAGAAGATCTGCATGGTTTCGGGCCGGTAGTTTCCGGGTGTGGAGATGTAGAGGTGGAGAGATGTAGAGTTGTAGAGGTGTGGAGGTGTGAGCTGTATTTAACCACCCTCTACTACACCTCCACAGCTCCACAGCTCCACACCTCCACACTCCCACGCCTCCACACGGCTATCCCGGCGGCTGAGCCAGCAACACATAGCCCAGGCCGCGGCGGGTCTGGATCAGGTCGGCGGAGGGGTCGGCGCGACGCAGGGCGGCGCGCAGGTTGCTCACGGCGCGGTCGAGGGCCTCGGCGTCGAGACCGGGGTCGTAGTCGCGCCCCCAGATGGCCTCGGCGCAGGATTCGCGGGTGCACAGGGCGCCAAGGTTGCGGTGCAGGTGCAGCAGAAGCCTGAACTGGCCCGGCGGCAGGTCGAGCGGCTGGCCGTTGAGCAGGAAGACCTGCGCGCGTTCGTCGAAGCGCAGACGCGCGCCGGCGACCACCGTCGGGTCAGGGTCGAGGAAGCGCAGCAGGCCGCCCGTAGCGCCCAGCCCGATCGTGTCGTGGTCGCTGAGCACATGCGCCCCGATCAGCGGCAAGCCGTTGACGAACGTTCCATTGGCGCTGCCGGCGTCGCGCAGCACGTAGCGCGGCCCCTCGCGGGTGATGCGCGCGTGCAGCCGTGAGATCGTCTGCCGGGGGATGACGATGTCGCAGCCAGGCGCGCGGCCCAGGGTGTGCTCCTCGCCGCTCAGGAGGAACTCGGCCGGAGTAACATCATCGGCCAGGGCCACCAGGCGTGCAACCGCGGGTTGATGTGCCTCACTCATACCTTCATTGTACCGCAGACGCGCAAATCGCTGTGCTACAATAGGCCGCAGCGCCGTTCCTCGCCTTCCCCCGCCTCGCTATGCTCGGCGCCCTCTCGCTCCCCCTTCAGTGGAGAGAGAGGGGGGCCGGGGGGAGGGTGAGGTGAGGGGCGAATCGTCACATGCGCTCCGACGGAGTGGTAGTCTCACGCCATGTCCATGCTCCATCCCGGCGCCCTCATCATCCAGCGTTACCAGATTGTGCGGCTGATCGGCCGCGGCGGGATGGGTGCGGTCTACGAAGCGGTGGACCGGCGGTTGCGCAATACGGTCGCCTTGAAGCAGATGCTCGGCGATGCCCCCGAGAGCGCCGAGGCCTTCGAGCGCGAGGCCCAGCTCCTCGCCGCCTTGCGCCATCCTGCATTGCCCAAGGTAATTGACTACTTCTTCGAAGGGGCCGGGCGTTACCTGGTGATGGAGTTTTTCCCTGGCGCGGATCTGGCCGCACTGCTGGCCCGCCACGGCAACCCTTTCTCCCCGGCTGAGGTGCTCGGCTGGGCCGATCAGGTGCTCATCGCTCTGGAGTATCTTCATACGCGCGAACCGCCGGTGTTGCACCGCGACATCAAGCCGCAGAATCTCAAGCTCACCGCCGAGGGCCAGGTAGTGCTGCTCGACTTTGGTCTCGCCAAGGGCATCGGTCCCGGCGCGTCCCGCAGTCTCTTCGGCTACACCTTGCACTATGCTCCGCTGGAGCAGATCCAGGGCAGCGGCACCGATGCCCGCTCTGACCTCTATGCCCTCGCCGCGACCCTCTACCACTTGCTCACCGGACGGGCGCCGGCGAGCGCGCCAGCGCGGGCCGAGGCGCTGCTCGCGGGCCAGGCCGACCCGCTGCCGCCGGTGCATACGGTGAATCGCCGGGTTCCGCTTGAGGTTAGCACAATACTGGCGCAGGCCCTGGCCCTGCGGCGCGAGGAGCGCCCCGGCAGCGCCGCAGAGCTGCGCCAGGCGCTGCGAGCCGTCGGCGCCGTTTTCGGGGCCATACCGGCCCCGGATGCGCCGACCCACATCGCGCAACTGCCGCGCCCTGGCGCGGCGGTTGCGGCCCGGCCCATCAGTGTCGGCTGGGACCACGTGCGCGCCGCCGCCCGCGCCCAGGCCAGCCAGGTGCTCCGCGAACTGGCTGGCGCGCCCCACCGTCCCGGCCCCTACGCGCCGCACCTCTACATTCCCCGCGCCAACGCCGAAGAGCATCTGCGCGCTTTTCTGACCAGCGCAAGCGGGGCGCTGTTGTTGATCGGCGACTCAGGGACGGGGAAGACGAATCTGCTGGCGCGCTGGGCCGAGCATTTGCAGCAGCAGGGCGACGCCGTGCTCTTCTACCGCTGCGGCGGCTCGCTGGGCGCGGAGATTGACCGGGAGATCAGCCGCGATCTGGGGCGCGAAGCTCCCGAGGCTCTGGCGCACGATCTGGGGCAGATCAGGCGCCTGGCGGCTGAGGCCGGGCGTTGCCTGGTACTGATCTTCGATGGGCTGAACGAGTATCGCAGCGGCGCTCAGGCCGGCCCGGAGAGCCTGCTCAAGCAACTGGACGCCCTGGTTGGCCGCGTCGCCGGTCCCGCGTTGCGCGTGGTCATCAGTTGCAACAGCGTGGCCTGGGGCCAGTTGGAGCGCGCTGGCGCGGCCAATCTGTTCTGGAGCGCCTACTACTACGGCCCCGACGGCCAGCCGTGGCTGTCCCTTGAACCCTTCACGCCTGACGAACTGGCCATGGCCTACCAGCGTTACGCCGGTTTCTATCGCCTTCAGACGCCTCTGGAGCGCCTGCCGACGAGTGTGCGCGAACGCCTGCGGAAGCCGCTTATGCTGCGCCTGATCGCCGAGAGTTGCCGCGATGGGCCGGTCGAACTGGCGGCCCGCGGGCCGGGACTGGGCCTGTTCCGCCGCTACTACGAGGAACGAGTGCGCCAGCGCCGCGAGCATCTGTTCATGGACGAACTGGCCGGTGAGATGCTCCGCCGGGGAGCGATCAGCGTGCCTATCCGCGATCTGGCCCGCAACGAACACCTGCGCGAGGAACTGCTGCGTGAGGACCCCGATACCGCCTACTGTCGCCTGCTCGACAATGGCGTGCTGGTTGAACAGCGCGGCCATCCCTTCGCCGGCGAAACGGTGAGCTTCGCCTACACCGAACTCGGCGCCTACGTGCTCGCCCGGCATCTGCTGGGGGGCGCGGCCGGCAGCGAGGGCCTCGTCGGGGCCGTCACCGGCCTCATGGCCCGCGCGCGCGCGTTTCCCCTGGCCTTCGACGTGGCGCGCATCGCCCTGCTGGTGGCCCGGCAGTCCGCCGCCTTCGCCACCCTGGCCCGCTCTCCCGACATCGAGCTGCGCGAACTTGTCGCCCAGACCCTGGTTGAGTTGTACGCCGAGGATCCGCAGGTCGGCGCCGATCTGCTCAAGTCGCTCTGCCAGCAAGACTCCGACGAAACCCGCCGCACCGCGCTCAAGGCTGCCTATTACATCGGCCCGCCCGCCCGCGACCTGTTCCTCTGGGCCGCCGCCCGTGGCGGCCCGGCCCTGCGACGGGTCGCCCGCGACGCGCTCTACCTCATCTGGCGGTCCGACCCTGACTTCACCTATGGCTTGCTGCGCGACCTGGTGGCCCGCGTCGGCCCCTCGGCCCTGCGCGACCTGCGGAACATCCTGGAGTTCTTCTTCGACCTCTCGGTGGTGATCTACATCAACCACCCCGAGCGCCCCGACGTGCGCGACACCACCGTGGAGTTGTACTACGAACTGGCCCGCCAGCGGCTGCATCTTGATATTCTCAACACCGGGGTCTTCGGCAAGACCATCGAAGACCTGATCTTTCAGGCGGTAGCCACTGCCTTCTCGCGCCCGATTCTCGACACCATGCTACTGGCGGAAATTGTGCCGGTGGAGCGGTTTTTCGAAGTGCCGCACACGGAGCGCGCCATCCTCATGCGGGTCGCGCCGCTGTTCGACCCGGCAACGCCTCTGCGCGACTACGTGAGCGACCTGGAGACCCTGCTCCGCGAAGACAACGTGCTCTTTAACCTGGTCGGCACGGCGCAGATCGCCATTCACGCCTTTACCGACATTGCCGCCACGGCCCCGGTGGTTCGGGCGCTCTTCCAGCGCCTGCCGCCCATAGGCCGGCTCTGGCTGCTGCTGTCGTTCAGCGTGCTGTTGCCGAACACCCCCCACGAGTGGACGCCGCTGGTCGAGGAGTTGACCGAGGGGCTGTTCCGCGCCCACCCCGACCTGATCTACGGCGTGACGCCGAGCTTGCTCCAGCAGTTCGACATCCTGCTCCTGCCCCTCGGTCTGGCCTACGGCAAACTCGGCCAGACCATGCCGCTGATCGAGTTGCTCCTCCAGGACGGTCTGATGCGCGAGGATCGGCGCCAGGTCGAACGCATCGTGGCCGGCCTGGCCGCGGCAGGCTTCTACTACCCCGAGCCGGTGCTGCGGCTTCTCGGCGACGTGGCGGCGGCCCTGCGCGACGCTCTGCCGGAGGCCCTGGCGCCTACGCTGGCGACCATGCGCATGCAGCACCGCGACGCCGTGGATGTGTTCATGGCCCGGCGCGGCTTCAGTGACGCCCTGCAACGCCACGTGGCCGCCGCCGCCGACACGGAACTGGTGCGGCGCTACATCTACTGGCTGGGCCTCTACAATCAGGTGGTGCATTCCTGCGTCTACTATCCCAAAATGCGCCGCCAGATGGCCATGGCCGCTATGGAAATGCTGACCCGCTCACGCACGCCCGGTGAGTTCGTCACTGTGTACACCGCCACCGTCTTTCGCATGCTGCGCGAGGCGGGTTTCCGCCTCAGCGAGTGGACGCGGGATTCCTGATGCCCATCACGTCCCTGCTCTGGGATCTCTACCACTTCAGCCGCTTCTCGGCCCTTGGCGCGACCGCGGCGCTCCCGCTGCTCGGCGCGGGCAGCGTTACCGCGCGCCTGACCCTGCGGCGCACCGCCGGCTTGCTGGCAGTGGCAACCGCCTTTCACCTCTTTGCCTACCTGCACAACGATGTCTGCGACCTGGACCTCGACCGCACCCAGCCGCGCCGGCGGCACTATCCGCTGGTGCGCGGCGCAGTGAAGCCGGCGGTCGCCCTGGGTCTGGCCGTGGCCTGCGCGCCGCTGGCCTTCGCGCTGCACACCTGGCTGGTCGCCCCCGATGCCTGCACCCCGGCGCGGGGTGATGCCAGATTGAGCCTGGCAGCGGCGTTTGGCGCGCTGGCGATCTACAACCGTTGGGGCAAGGCGTGCCCTTTCCCGCCCCTCACCGACCTGGCCCAGGCCCTGGGTTGGGCCGCGCTGCTGCGCTACGGCGCCCTGGCAACCGGTCATGGGCCAGGGGCGCTGACCCGCCTGCTCATGGCCTACGAAGTGTTGCTGATCCTGATGGTGAATGGCGTCCACGGCGCCTTGCGCGACCTGGAAAATGACGCCGCGCGCGGCGCGCGCACCACGGCCCTGTTCCTCGGCGCGCGAATGGAGAACGGGCGGCAGCGCCTCTCGCCGGCGCTCCTGGCCTACACATTGACGCTACAGGCGGCGCTGCTGGCCCTGCCGCTGTGGTACGTGGCTTCGCCATCCGGAGAACGCAGGGGCGCCGGCGGGGTCGTGAACCTTGCTCTGACCACCGTGTTTATCCTGGCGCGCCTGGCCCGTGGCGGGCAGGCCGGCGACGGCGCGGGCATGGCTCACCTGGTGCTGGTGCTGAGCATGCCGGTGGCCCTGGTGGCGCCGCGGCTGGCGCCCCTGCCCCGCATAGCCCTGCTCGCCGCGCACCTGCTGCCGCTGCTCCCCAACGGCGCGACCTATGCCGCGCTGCGCTGGTTGCTGGGGATGAGGCACGGCGAGTAGAGCATGTCTCGGAAGGTTGACGCAAAGGCGCGAAGACGCAACGGGTTTGTGGTCGTGATTCCAGCCGTTGCGCCATTGCGTCCGGTCGGTTACGGGTGAGCGGGAAGCCCCGGTCCAGGGTATACGGCACATGCTGCAGATCGCGAACACCTTTACGTGGTTTCGCGCGGGCGCTCTGGAGCTATGGTAATACTGTAGTAACAGCAGTCTGGCATATCAAACTCACACTATTAGCAAGGTGCGTCGCAACACATTTTGTTTCCTTCCCACCATCGCCTGTTCATGCCGCTAGCGTCCAACCATTTCGGCGATCCCGCGCGAACGTGCAGGACCGTTCCTGCCGCAGTTGCGCGTGGCCTTTGGAAGGAGTCTTCACCGTGCGTCTCACCATACTCCGTGGTCAGCCTTATCGCCCGTTCATCCCGTTGATCCTCCTGGCGCTCTGCCTCACCCTCGCGCCCCTGGCGGCGCCGCGTCTGCGCGCCGCGCCCCTGAGCGGCGCGCCGGTCATGGTCAAGGACCTGCGCACCGGCGCCGGCGGTTCCTCGCCCGATATGCTGACCATCGTCGGTCGGCGTTTTTTCTTTATTGCCGATGACGGAACCCATGGCCGCGAACTGTGGATCAGCGACGGGACCCCCGAAGGAACCGCCATGGTTCGCGACATTCGTCCGGGGGCCGAAGGTTCGGCGCCGGCCTGGCTGATCGCCTTCAACCAGCGCCTGGTCTTTATCGCCGATGACGGAACCCATGGCCGCGAACTCTGGATCAGCGACGGGACGGCGGCCGGCACCGTACTGCTGAAGGATATCTGGCCAGGCGCTGGAGGCTTCGAGCTTCCGATGGAACCCTGGTTGACGGTGGTCGGCGACCGGCTCTTCTTTGTTGCTCCGAACACGAACGGGAACGGATTCCCAGTGCGTAATGTCCTCTGGATTAGCGACGGAACCGAGCAGGGCACCAGGCCCGTCAATGATGCGCCGTCCGCGTATCCGACGGATCCCTCCCATCTGACGGCCTACAATGGCCGGGTCTTCTTTTTCGCCGTTGACCCGCCCCACGGCAAGGAACTCTGGACCAGCGACGGGACCGCGCAGGGGACCTTTCTGGTGAAGGACGTGATGCCAGGTGATGTGTCGTCATATCCCAGCCAATTGACTGTGGCGAACAACCGGCTGTTCTTCGCCGCTTACCGCTCGGAATACCACATCGAGCCCTGGATTAGCGACGGGACAGAAGCGGGCACCCGCCTGGTCAGGGATATTAATCTCGGCTCGCATTCCTGGCCGGGCGGACTGATCGCTTTCCGCGAGCGCCTCGCCTTCTTCGCCAGCGACGGCGTTCACGGGAAAGAGTTGTGGATCAGCGATGGAACCGCGGAAGGAACCTTCCTGGTGCGGGACATACGCTCTGGCCCCGACGACTTTGTTGGTCTGTGGGATCCTTCCATTGCTATTGCTGCCGCTGGCGACGCGCTCTTCTTCGTCGGCGACGACGGCGTCCACGGGCACGAACTCTGGACCAGCGACGGCACGGCGGGGGGAACGCGGCTGGTGCGGGATCTGCGCGCGGGGGCGCCGGGCGCGATGCCCCGCAACCTCGCGCCAGCGCACGGGCGGCTCTTCTTTACCGCCGATGATGGCATGCACGGCGCGGAACTGTGGATCAGCGACAGGACTGAGGCCGGGACAGTGATGGTCAGCGACATCCGCCCGGGCGCGGCTGGCGCCGAACCGGCAGCCATGATCGCCTTCAACGGGCAACTGTTCTTCCGCGCCAACGATGGCAGCCACGGCGCGGAACTGTGGAGCCTGCCCCTGGTGCGGTACGCCTCCACCCCGGCTCCGGGCGAGATGCTTGACCTGGGGAACGCGCCGGTTGGCCAGTCGGTAAACACGCCGCTCCGGGCGGCTATGGAAGGCATCGGCAACCTGCCGCTCAGCGTCAGCCTCGCCGGGGAGCATCCGGGCGCGTTTAGCGTGGCGCCCGCCAGTCTGGTTCTG is a genomic window containing:
- a CDS encoding histone deacetylase; the encoded protein is MQIFYSDTFVLPLPPGHRFPMQKYALLRERVVATGLAFPDRLRLPPAASDGELARAHDLDYIRRCQTGALSAQEQRRIGFPWSPAMVERSRRSSGATIAACRAALAGEVGVNLAGGTHHAFADHGAGYCVFNDSAVAARAMQAEGRARRVVILDCDVHQGDGTAAILRDDASIFTFSIHAAKNFPFRKQRSDLDIELPDGADDALYLDALEDGVRRALEAARPDLAIYLAGADPYFDDRLGRLALTKAGLAERDRVIFHYCRAAGVPLAITMAGGYARRIEDTVDIHFQTVAAAASL
- a CDS encoding glycosyltransferase family 4 protein; translation: MRIILPGDVFPPTGKGGAAWSSHTLARALIARGHTVTALTPVEGRRGNARGMALGVPLVEVGYRAPRLPFVRNFFRHEALWPRLARAIVAEGRGGSPVTVIHAQHVQTAPAAVLAGRALGAPVVITVRDHWPWHYFATGLHGDRLPYDRPGWPGLLTDLLARLGPLGGLAALPALPYILAHMRRRAAFLARADAVIAVSVYIARRLAPLVPPERIHVLPNMVDLEATRASAAPPPATAWKGALLLFAGKLEPNKGAGLLPEIFRALRARAPFESLPPFTLVVAGAGALRQELEQELRALGVPARFLDWAGHDEVLRLMARCDLLLFPSSWGEPLSRVLLEAACLGAPILAMPTGGTPDIVRDGHTGALAATPETFAARLAALLADPAERQRLGAGARVAAAGQFTVEAVLPRYEALYAAVSGTPPNGRVREGIALPDKLLP
- a CDS encoding FHA domain-containing protein yields the protein MSEAHQPAVARLVALADDVTPAEFLLSGEEHTLGRAPGCDIVIPRQTISRLHARITREGPRYVLRDAGSANGTFVNGLPLIGAHVLSDHDTIGLGATGGLLRFLDPDPTVVAGARLRFDERAQVFLLNGQPLDLPPGQFRLLLHLHRNLGALCTRESCAEAIWGRDYDPGLDAEALDRAVSNLRAALRRADPSADLIQTRRGLGYVLLAQPPG
- a CDS encoding UbiA family prenyltransferase → MPITSLLWDLYHFSRFSALGATAALPLLGAGSVTARLTLRRTAGLLAVATAFHLFAYLHNDVCDLDLDRTQPRRRHYPLVRGAVKPAVALGLAVACAPLAFALHTWLVAPDACTPARGDARLSLAAAFGALAIYNRWGKACPFPPLTDLAQALGWAALLRYGALATGHGPGALTRLLMAYEVLLILMVNGVHGALRDLENDAARGARTTALFLGARMENGRQRLSPALLAYTLTLQAALLALPLWYVASPSGERRGAGGVVNLALTTVFILARLARGGQAGDGAGMAHLVLVLSMPVALVAPRLAPLPRIALLAAHLLPLLPNGATYAALRWLLGMRHGE
- a CDS encoding serine/threonine-protein kinase, encoding MSMLHPGALIIQRYQIVRLIGRGGMGAVYEAVDRRLRNTVALKQMLGDAPESAEAFEREAQLLAALRHPALPKVIDYFFEGAGRYLVMEFFPGADLAALLARHGNPFSPAEVLGWADQVLIALEYLHTREPPVLHRDIKPQNLKLTAEGQVVLLDFGLAKGIGPGASRSLFGYTLHYAPLEQIQGSGTDARSDLYALAATLYHLLTGRAPASAPARAEALLAGQADPLPPVHTVNRRVPLEVSTILAQALALRREERPGSAAELRQALRAVGAVFGAIPAPDAPTHIAQLPRPGAAVAARPISVGWDHVRAAARAQASQVLRELAGAPHRPGPYAPHLYIPRANAEEHLRAFLTSASGALLLIGDSGTGKTNLLARWAEHLQQQGDAVLFYRCGGSLGAEIDREISRDLGREAPEALAHDLGQIRRLAAEAGRCLVLIFDGLNEYRSGAQAGPESLLKQLDALVGRVAGPALRVVISCNSVAWGQLERAGAANLFWSAYYYGPDGQPWLSLEPFTPDELAMAYQRYAGFYRLQTPLERLPTSVRERLRKPLMLRLIAESCRDGPVELAARGPGLGLFRRYYEERVRQRREHLFMDELAGEMLRRGAISVPIRDLARNEHLREELLREDPDTAYCRLLDNGVLVEQRGHPFAGETVSFAYTELGAYVLARHLLGGAAGSEGLVGAVTGLMARARAFPLAFDVARIALLVARQSAAFATLARSPDIELRELVAQTLVELYAEDPQVGADLLKSLCQQDSDETRRTALKAAYYIGPPARDLFLWAAARGGPALRRVARDALYLIWRSDPDFTYGLLRDLVARVGPSALRDLRNILEFFFDLSVVIYINHPERPDVRDTTVELYYELARQRLHLDILNTGVFGKTIEDLIFQAVATAFSRPILDTMLLAEIVPVERFFEVPHTERAILMRVAPLFDPATPLRDYVSDLETLLREDNVLFNLVGTAQIAIHAFTDIAATAPVVRALFQRLPPIGRLWLLLSFSVLLPNTPHEWTPLVEELTEGLFRAHPDLIYGVTPSLLQQFDILLLPLGLAYGKLGQTMPLIELLLQDGLMREDRRQVERIVAGLAAAGFYYPEPVLRLLGDVAAALRDALPEALAPTLATMRMQHRDAVDVFMARRGFSDALQRHVAAAADTELVRRYIYWLGLYNQVVHSCVYYPKMRRQMAMAAMEMLTRSRTPGEFVTVYTATVFRMLREAGFRLSEWTRDS